From Sphingobium sp. RAC03, a single genomic window includes:
- a CDS encoding nuclear transport factor 2 family protein has protein sequence MTTAEETLEERNSRIVIDMWQKVIREGSREAVLRYIAPGYIQHNVNMPSGREHLLRLVDIIKDTPADFNPPRHKELIRTVAQGDHVVLIWEQEQEDPNVPGATYTGHAFDMFRLEDGMIVEHWDDTRKWPKPW, from the coding sequence ATGACCACCGCCGAGGAAACGCTCGAAGAACGCAACAGCCGCATCGTCATAGACATGTGGCAAAAGGTGATCCGCGAAGGGAGCCGCGAGGCGGTTCTGCGCTACATCGCGCCCGGCTATATCCAGCATAATGTCAACATGCCCTCAGGCCGGGAGCATCTGCTGCGGCTGGTCGACATCATCAAGGATACGCCAGCCGACTTCAATCCGCCCCGTCACAAGGAACTGATCCGCACCGTGGCACAGGGCGATCATGTGGTGCTGATCTGGGAGCAGGAGCAGGAAGATCCAAATGTTCCGGGCGCGACCTATACAGGCCATGCCTTCGATATGTTCCGGCTGGAAGATGGCATGATCGTCGAACATTGGGACGACACCCGCAAATGGCCCAAGCCCTGGTGA
- a CDS encoding TonB-dependent receptor has protein sequence MSKNQLLSVRFGVAFGAMALSIATPVLAQEVNAAAPARDDQGISDIIVTAQFRNQSVQEAPLAITAVDASLMEARSQTSVESVAQRAPSVTFSAGGQGGGAQTAAVNIRGIGATDFQFPNEPGVGIYIDDVYYGISSGAAFDLVDLDRIEILRGPQGTLSGKNSIGGSIKLFSRRPDDDSDAYVEALYGSFNRVGLRGATNITLAQDKLYARISGLARHVDGFFKRLDYGCVTGVPAPGGTFASPADDCVIGTEGGQNIYAVRGALRWIASDRIENNLIADFTQDSSEASPGKALFLPPVGGRNYLTAPNSYTSYANYTGLPGTANQYTNKGQSNLRSWGVSNTLDITLSDMFSLKSITAYRYAKGASSWDADNSPEDISNNASGFLHEQFTQEIRLSADFGDLLDVTTGVYYYKGDSNQSGRIQVGVAGLDFFYDDPFKQTSKSAFLHGVLHATDQLNITGGIRYTDEDKSYTFRRMSPIPGLPTDPRVASLDGLVGEFAGKRWDYRVAVDYEVAPDVRFYAQVATGFKGGGVNPRPYLAQQLVPFEQETSTSYEAGFKSMWLDRKLRLNGAYYHNSYKNYQGLTSSCPDISPPGFPFCSATRNIGDAKIDGLELEFDARPVPGLSIDGSVSYTDFRFTSAALGSGIIPGTTEAPFVSKWKYAAGVQYEVDLGKHGSLTPRLDYTWQSKFETTIPNNIPNFEFGRVESRGLLNARLTYRTPDDAWEAALAATNLTDEFYYVNKYDRFAQSGNAYGQPGRPREIIFSVKRKF, from the coding sequence ATGTCTAAAAATCAGCTGCTCTCGGTCCGGTTCGGCGTTGCCTTTGGTGCGATGGCCTTGTCGATCGCCACGCCTGTCCTGGCTCAGGAGGTAAATGCGGCCGCACCCGCGCGCGATGATCAGGGTATTAGCGATATCATCGTCACCGCGCAGTTCCGTAATCAAAGCGTGCAGGAAGCGCCGCTTGCCATTACGGCCGTGGACGCATCGCTCATGGAAGCACGCAGCCAGACCAGCGTCGAGTCCGTCGCGCAGCGCGCGCCAAGCGTCACCTTCTCCGCTGGTGGTCAGGGCGGCGGCGCACAGACCGCGGCCGTCAACATCCGGGGTATCGGCGCCACGGATTTCCAGTTCCCCAATGAACCCGGCGTCGGCATCTACATCGACGACGTCTATTATGGCATCAGTTCGGGTGCGGCGTTCGATCTGGTGGATCTGGACCGCATCGAGATTTTGCGCGGCCCACAAGGCACGCTGTCTGGCAAAAACTCCATCGGCGGGTCGATCAAGCTCTTCTCCCGCCGTCCCGATGATGATTCCGATGCCTATGTCGAAGCCTTGTACGGCTCCTTCAACCGCGTGGGCCTGCGCGGCGCGACGAACATCACCCTGGCGCAAGACAAGCTCTATGCGCGCATCTCCGGCCTGGCCCGTCATGTCGACGGCTTCTTCAAGCGGTTGGACTATGGCTGCGTTACCGGGGTTCCGGCACCCGGCGGCACCTTCGCCTCGCCTGCCGATGATTGCGTGATCGGCACGGAGGGCGGCCAGAATATCTATGCCGTGCGCGGCGCCTTGCGCTGGATCGCATCCGACAGGATCGAGAATAATCTGATTGCCGATTTCACGCAGGACAGTTCGGAAGCATCGCCGGGCAAGGCGCTCTTCCTTCCTCCCGTTGGTGGTCGCAATTATCTCACCGCGCCAAACAGCTATACAAGCTATGCCAATTACACCGGTCTTCCCGGCACAGCCAATCAATATACCAACAAGGGTCAGAGCAATCTGCGCAGCTGGGGCGTTTCCAACACGCTCGATATCACCCTGTCCGACATGTTTTCGTTAAAGTCGATCACGGCCTATCGTTACGCCAAGGGTGCCAGCTCCTGGGATGCGGACAATTCGCCCGAAGATATCTCGAACAACGCGAGCGGCTTCCTGCACGAACAGTTTACGCAGGAAATTCGCCTGTCCGCTGACTTCGGCGATCTGCTCGATGTCACGACGGGCGTTTATTATTATAAGGGTGACAGCAACCAGAGCGGGCGTATCCAGGTCGGCGTCGCGGGTCTCGATTTCTTCTATGACGACCCGTTCAAGCAGACGTCTAAATCCGCCTTCCTGCATGGCGTCCTTCATGCCACGGATCAGCTCAACATCACCGGCGGCATTCGCTATACCGACGAAGACAAAAGCTACACATTCCGCCGCATGAGCCCCATCCCCGGCCTGCCGACCGATCCCCGCGTCGCCTCGCTCGATGGTCTTGTCGGTGAATTTGCCGGCAAACGCTGGGACTATCGCGTCGCTGTGGATTATGAGGTCGCGCCGGACGTGCGCTTCTATGCGCAGGTGGCGACGGGCTTCAAGGGCGGCGGCGTCAATCCGCGCCCCTATCTCGCGCAACAGCTGGTTCCGTTCGAACAGGAAACCTCGACCAGCTATGAAGCCGGCTTCAAGAGCATGTGGCTTGATCGGAAGCTGCGTCTGAACGGCGCCTATTATCACAATAGCTACAAAAATTATCAGGGGCTCACGTCGAGCTGCCCCGACATCAGCCCGCCCGGCTTCCCCTTCTGTTCGGCCACCCGGAACATCGGCGACGCCAAGATCGACGGTCTGGAACTGGAATTTGACGCCCGGCCCGTGCCCGGCCTCTCGATCGACGGCTCCGTCAGCTATACCGATTTCCGCTTCACCAGCGCGGCGTTGGGCAGCGGCATCATCCCTGGAACCACCGAGGCACCGTTCGTCTCGAAGTGGAAATATGCGGCCGGCGTGCAATATGAGGTTGACCTGGGCAAGCATGGCTCGCTCACGCCGCGCCTCGACTATACATGGCAATCGAAGTTCGAAACCACGATCCCCAACAATATCCCGAACTTCGAATTCGGCCGCGTGGAATCGCGCGGACTGCTTAATGCACGCCTGACCTACCGCACGCCCGACGATGCGTGGGAAGCGGCGCTGGCGGCTACCAACCTCACCGACGAATTCTACTATGTGAACAAATATGACCGCTTCGCCCAATCAGGCAATGCCTATGGGCAGCCCGGTCGTCCGCGCGAAATCATCTTCAGCGTGAAGCGCAAATTCTGA
- a CDS encoding FAD-binding oxidoreductase has translation MQPLDPAIAAAARQAFAAIVGVDHVFFNEEDQLSYQDKFAVDDALHHPAGAVAPATVEEIQAILKVARERKLPLWPISRGKNLGYGGSAPLLAGSVILDLSRMRKIDYDEANGTVLLEPGVSFYDLYDFLKSKGMKHWLSVPGNSWGSVLGNALDRGVGYTPYGEHTTKICGIEAVMADGMVVRTGMGALDGAPTWQLYKFGFGPSWDQMFVQSNLGIVTKMGLWLMPAPESLMGMDIEFERPEDLGPLVDALAPLRREGLLQQSPTIGNWLRAAATLTTRGEWTDKPGALSDEVIAAIRKKFNVGWWGVSLRLYGREDMNKAAYAVLEREMGKLKPMSLRPTTWKAGEPIEATGWTGTPLTFPMQNANWHGGRGGHIGFSPILPQSGKAALAQFQRTYACYKEFGMDYQASFAFGERHLINVNAVLLDKDDPAMMKRVDPFLKRLIADAKAQGYGEYRTHLDYMDAVADTYDFNGGALAKLNRTVKDALDPQGIIAPGKSGIWPTSMMGAKA, from the coding sequence ATGCAACCGCTCGACCCCGCCATAGCCGCCGCCGCACGCCAAGCCTTCGCTGCGATCGTCGGCGTGGACCATGTGTTTTTCAACGAGGAGGATCAGCTCTCCTATCAGGACAAGTTCGCGGTAGATGATGCCCTGCATCATCCCGCCGGTGCTGTCGCGCCAGCGACCGTCGAGGAAATCCAGGCGATCCTGAAGGTGGCAAGGGAGCGCAAATTGCCGCTCTGGCCGATCAGTCGCGGCAAAAATTTGGGCTATGGCGGCAGCGCGCCCTTGCTGGCGGGATCGGTCATTCTCGATCTCTCGCGCATGCGGAAGATCGACTATGACGAGGCCAATGGCACCGTTTTGCTGGAGCCGGGGGTCAGCTTCTACGATCTGTATGATTTCCTGAAATCGAAAGGCATGAAGCACTGGCTGTCGGTGCCGGGCAATAGCTGGGGGTCGGTGCTGGGCAATGCGCTGGATCGCGGCGTTGGCTACACGCCTTATGGCGAGCATACGACCAAGATTTGCGGCATCGAGGCGGTGATGGCCGATGGGATGGTTGTGCGCACCGGCATGGGCGCGCTCGATGGCGCGCCGACATGGCAGCTCTACAAATTCGGCTTTGGCCCATCATGGGACCAGATGTTCGTGCAGTCGAACTTAGGCATCGTGACCAAGATGGGCCTGTGGCTGATGCCCGCGCCGGAATCGCTGATGGGCATGGATATCGAATTTGAGCGGCCAGAGGATTTGGGTCCGCTGGTCGATGCGCTAGCGCCCTTGCGGCGTGAAGGCCTGCTCCAGCAATCGCCGACCATCGGCAACTGGCTGCGCGCGGCGGCAACCCTTACGACGCGTGGCGAGTGGACGGACAAGCCCGGTGCCCTGTCTGACGAGGTCATCGCGGCGATCCGCAAGAAGTTCAATGTCGGCTGGTGGGGCGTGAGCCTGCGCCTTTATGGCCGCGAGGACATGAACAAGGCGGCCTATGCGGTGCTGGAGCGGGAGATGGGCAAGCTCAAGCCGATGAGCCTGCGCCCCACGACCTGGAAAGCCGGAGAGCCGATCGAGGCGACCGGCTGGACCGGCACGCCGCTGACCTTTCCGATGCAGAATGCGAACTGGCATGGCGGGCGCGGCGGCCATATCGGCTTTTCGCCGATCCTGCCCCAATCAGGCAAGGCGGCACTGGCGCAGTTTCAGCGCACCTATGCCTGTTACAAGGAGTTTGGCATGGATTATCAGGCGAGCTTCGCCTTTGGCGAGCGCCACCTCATCAATGTGAACGCGGTGCTGCTGGACAAGGATGATCCGGCGATGATGAAGCGGGTCGATCCTTTCCTCAAGCGGCTGATCGCGGATGCCAAGGCGCAAGGCTATGGCGAGTATCGCACCCATCTCGATTATATGGATGCCGTCGCGGACACGTATGACTTCAATGGAGGCGCGCTCGCCAAGCTCAATCGCACGGTGAAGGATGCGCTCGATCCACAGGGCATCATCGCGCCGGGCAAGAGCGGCATCTGGCCCACGTCGATGATGGGAGCGAAGGCATGA
- a CDS encoding nuclear transport factor 2 family protein encodes MSERITNLKPAIDAADGQTAPVIAADHAQLLHSDDPVLAANKRLCYDMYRTVLQAGHADRAPDFIGPNYIQHNPNVVSGVEALQAFIRGSRPQREILPHIELPLVSIIAERDMVNFTFVRTEKDGDGNSYHTSWFDLFRIENGRIVEHWDPAMKSADMLKLDPNDNKIGR; translated from the coding sequence ATGAGCGAACGCATCACGAATTTGAAGCCGGCCATCGACGCGGCCGACGGCCAGACCGCGCCCGTTATCGCAGCCGATCACGCGCAATTGCTGCACAGCGACGATCCCGTTCTCGCCGCCAACAAACGGCTATGCTACGATATGTATCGCACCGTGCTGCAAGCGGGCCATGCCGACCGCGCACCGGATTTCATCGGGCCCAACTACATCCAGCATAACCCCAATGTGGTGAGCGGCGTCGAAGCCTTGCAGGCCTTCATTCGCGGATCACGCCCACAGCGCGAGATTTTGCCGCACATCGAACTGCCGCTGGTATCGATCATCGCCGAGCGGGACATGGTGAACTTCACCTTCGTCCGCACCGAGAAAGACGGTGACGGCAACAGCTATCACACGAGCTGGTTCGACCTGTTCCGCATCGAAAATGGCAGGATCGTCGAACATTGGGATCCCGCGATGAAGAGCGCGGACATGCTGAAACTCGACCCCAACGACAATAAGATCGGGCGTTAG
- a CDS encoding DUF3237 domain-containing protein, with protein sequence MDNIFSTIDNPKLEFAMEVRLQFPRVQTIANSPWGGTRSAVYVESGTFEGPRLRGKAVPGSGGDYAYFRPDDVAVFDARYMLEEEDGTLILLNNRGFLWGRKPDTMEKLRDWAFREGEPVAQQDYYLRGNPSFECSVGKHDWLTKHVFVGVGERRADGNVLRYYALT encoded by the coding sequence ATGGACAATATTTTTTCGACGATCGACAACCCCAAGCTGGAATTTGCGATGGAAGTGCGGCTGCAATTCCCGCGCGTCCAGACCATCGCGAACAGCCCCTGGGGCGGCACGCGCAGCGCGGTCTATGTGGAAAGCGGCACCTTTGAGGGGCCACGATTGCGCGGCAAGGCCGTGCCGGGGTCCGGCGGCGACTATGCCTATTTCCGGCCCGACGATGTGGCGGTGTTCGATGCGCGCTACATGCTGGAGGAGGAGGATGGCACGCTGATCCTCCTCAACAATCGGGGCTTCCTGTGGGGCCGCAAGCCCGACACGATGGAGAAATTGCGCGACTGGGCCTTTCGAGAGGGCGAGCCAGTCGCGCAGCAGGACTATTATCTGCGCGGCAACCCCAGTTTCGAATGTTCGGTCGGCAAGCATGACTGGCTGACCAAACATGTCTTCGTTGGCGTCGGCGAGCGCCGCGCCGACGGCAATGTGTTGCGCTACTACGCGCTCACCTGA
- a CDS encoding MarR family winged helix-turn-helix transcriptional regulator, with translation MSKNIGRKTSDAMDKPPTPQARESASADALHGVLKLANKLMAPFSTYLEHRHKISLNEFRLLMLIGRFPHSASHELVELTGVNPMSVSRAVAALQKHGRIMVDRDETNRRRKTLSLTAEGERLYKAMRPQTDSVADYLVSALKPAEIANFNAMLGKLIDTLEARDENGVSLFLERTKPPEE, from the coding sequence ATGTCGAAGAATATTGGACGCAAAACATCCGACGCCATGGATAAACCACCGACGCCGCAAGCGCGCGAAAGCGCTTCGGCCGACGCGCTGCATGGCGTGCTGAAGCTTGCCAACAAGTTGATGGCTCCCTTTTCGACCTATCTGGAACATCGGCACAAGATCAGTCTCAACGAATTCCGCCTGCTGATGCTGATTGGCCGCTTCCCCCATTCGGCGAGCCATGAACTGGTCGAACTGACGGGCGTGAACCCCATGAGCGTTTCACGCGCGGTAGCGGCGTTGCAGAAGCATGGCCGTATCATGGTGGACAGGGACGAGACGAACCGACGCCGCAAGACGTTGAGCCTGACCGCGGAGGGCGAGCGGCTGTACAAGGCCATGCGGCCGCAAACCGATTCCGTTGCCGACTATCTGGTTTCGGCTCTGAAACCGGCGGAAATCGCGAACTTCAACGCGATGCTCGGCAAGCTGATCGACACGCTGGAGGCGCGGGACGAAAATGGGGTTTCGCTGTTCCTGGAGCGGACCAAGCCGCCTGAGGAATAG
- a CDS encoding VOC family protein, translated as MSAGQFSFIKLYVADLDPMIAFYTAVFDMAVHIRIDEADFEEVLLRQDGHGFMLGLLDWKSGGNGDERPAAGVIGFVTQDADAAVARAIKAGARIKRAPFNIPGTRVALIDDPEGHEIELVQFL; from the coding sequence ATGAGCGCGGGGCAGTTCAGCTTCATCAAGCTGTACGTCGCCGATCTCGATCCCATGATCGCTTTCTATACGGCCGTTTTCGATATGGCGGTTCATATCCGCATCGATGAGGCCGATTTCGAGGAAGTGCTGCTGCGGCAGGATGGCCATGGCTTCATGCTGGGTCTGCTGGACTGGAAGAGCGGTGGAAATGGGGATGAGCGGCCAGCGGCGGGCGTCATCGGCTTCGTCACGCAGGATGCCGATGCTGCTGTCGCGCGGGCGATCAAGGCCGGGGCGAGGATCAAGCGCGCGCCCTTCAATATTCCGGGCACGCGCGTCGCGCTGATCGATGACCCGGAGGGGCATGAGATCGAATTGGTGCAGTTTCTCTAG
- a CDS encoding nuclear transport factor 2 family protein, translating to MSRTLQEERNLKLVQDMFDHVLIPFDADAADRYIAADYIQHNQLVDTGIEPLKAFLHKVRAESPNATHDIKRRFADGDHVIVHYHVCRWPGDTGFAVMDIFRIAGDKIVEHWDVMQDVPADSPNPHSPF from the coding sequence ATGAGCAGAACGCTGCAGGAAGAGCGCAACCTGAAGCTGGTCCAGGACATGTTCGATCATGTCCTGATCCCCTTCGATGCCGACGCTGCCGATCGCTATATCGCGGCCGATTACATCCAGCACAATCAGCTGGTCGATACCGGCATCGAACCGCTCAAAGCCTTTCTGCACAAGGTACGGGCCGAAAGCCCCAACGCCACCCACGACATCAAGCGGCGCTTTGCCGATGGCGATCATGTGATCGTCCATTATCATGTCTGTCGGTGGCCGGGAGACACCGGCTTCGCCGTCATGGATATCTTCCGCATCGCGGGCGACAAAATCGTCGAGCATTGGGATGTGATGCAGGATGTGCCTGCAGACAGCCCCAACCCCCACTCGCCATTCTGA
- a CDS encoding nuclear transport factor 2 family protein, which produces MPSLAIEDRIALQDLIAAYSWALDTGDVEGLVACFTPDARMSEEVFDEPDVWEGHDGIRGIAEHYRNAAGFPGRQHHVTQVQYMPQEDGSCKMRSFAFVTECNGEPPYLLRFAGWYDDLAVQDTDGQWRFQQRTVRLWDGEVLKNFPGRGQWVPRKRPDSLIIKR; this is translated from the coding sequence TTGCCATCGCTAGCAATCGAAGACCGTATCGCCCTGCAGGATCTGATCGCCGCCTATAGCTGGGCGCTCGATACGGGCGATGTGGAGGGGCTGGTCGCCTGCTTCACGCCGGACGCGCGCATGAGCGAGGAAGTGTTCGACGAACCCGATGTGTGGGAAGGCCATGATGGCATTCGCGGCATCGCCGAACATTATCGCAACGCCGCTGGCTTTCCCGGTCGCCAGCATCATGTGACGCAGGTGCAATATATGCCGCAGGAGGACGGCAGTTGCAAAATGCGCAGCTTCGCCTTCGTGACAGAGTGCAACGGCGAGCCGCCTTATCTGCTGCGCTTTGCAGGCTGGTATGATGATCTGGCTGTGCAGGACACCGACGGCCAGTGGCGCTTCCAGCAGCGCACCGTGCGCCTGTGGGATGGCGAAGTACTCAAGAATTTCCCCGGTCGTGGGCAATGGGTGCCGCGCAAGCGCCCCGACTCGCTCATCATCAAGCGCTGA
- a CDS encoding c-type cytochrome: MTGMGVGAMRRAGMLILLGFSACSSGADNKAVATEQSKGPPPMPAPETISSRPNAGPGERLYLDKCAMCHGPAGMGTGLLARRTEQPLLEKRTDLTSEFVMQAVRMGIGNMPAIPRGEASDAELKQIADYLSAEKGSGQ; this comes from the coding sequence ATGACCGGCATGGGCGTGGGCGCAATGCGGCGGGCAGGGATGTTGATCCTGCTGGGGTTCAGCGCGTGCAGCAGCGGCGCGGACAACAAGGCTGTCGCGACCGAGCAGAGCAAGGGGCCACCACCCATGCCGGCGCCAGAGACGATATCATCCCGGCCCAACGCCGGGCCGGGTGAGCGGCTGTATCTGGACAAATGCGCCATGTGTCATGGCCCCGCTGGCATGGGCACTGGCCTGCTGGCGCGGCGGACGGAGCAGCCACTGCTTGAAAAGCGCACGGACCTGACGTCCGAATTCGTCATGCAAGCGGTGCGGATGGGCATCGGCAATATGCCCGCAATCCCACGCGGCGAGGCGAGCGATGCGGAACTCAAGCAGATCGCCGATTATCTTTCGGCCGAAAAGGGGAGCGGGCAATGA
- a CDS encoding nuclear transport factor 2 family protein, translating to MERAEYEHYVQAFNDRDYDKVLDFYAPDARIGFFGIDLSDRDAFKRFYSFLHSYVKESVVIERFASSDELVALEGIVRVEGLRDLTADVLKAQGLEQFMPIAKGEVQNMRQYIHYHLADGKFTSVGCTMA from the coding sequence ATGGAACGCGCAGAGTATGAACACTATGTGCAGGCATTCAATGATCGGGACTATGACAAAGTCCTGGATTTCTATGCGCCAGACGCGCGGATCGGCTTCTTCGGCATCGATCTGAGCGACCGGGATGCCTTCAAGCGTTTCTACAGCTTCCTCCACAGCTATGTGAAGGAGAGCGTTGTCATAGAAAGGTTCGCCAGCAGCGACGAACTCGTCGCGCTGGAGGGGATCGTCCGCGTCGAAGGGTTGCGCGATCTGACTGCCGATGTGCTAAAAGCGCAAGGATTGGAGCAGTTCATGCCCATCGCCAAAGGCGAGGTTCAGAACATGCGGCAATATATTCATTATCATCTTGCGGATGGAAAATTCACCAGCGTCGGTTGTACGATGGCATGA
- a CDS encoding SDR family NAD(P)-dependent oxidoreductase, whose amino-acid sequence MRFTDKVVLVVGGNSGIGLASAQAFAAEGGIVHLTGRDQTTIDSAVASIAGATGYRADVANLASLDPVIAAIKARHGRLDILFANAGVGGFAPVRDITPQDWDAVHAVNLRGCIFTIQKALPLMGAGGSIVVTGSIGGHAFVPGNTTYAAAKGGLAAALKVIAGELVHEGIRVNLVSPGPIETPLLYRNPGLTGDAVDRLREQMIDAIPMRRMGRPEEVARAVLFFASDDASFITAANLFVDGGTLELG is encoded by the coding sequence ATGCGCTTTACCGACAAGGTCGTACTGGTCGTCGGCGGCAATAGCGGCATAGGGCTGGCGAGCGCCCAGGCCTTTGCGGCGGAGGGCGGCATCGTCCACCTCACCGGGCGCGATCAGACGACGATCGACAGCGCCGTCGCCAGCATCGCGGGCGCGACGGGCTACCGGGCCGATGTCGCGAATCTGGCAAGTCTGGACCCGGTGATCGCCGCCATCAAGGCGCGACATGGGCGGCTCGATATCCTCTTCGCCAATGCGGGCGTCGGCGGTTTCGCGCCCGTGCGCGACATTACGCCGCAGGATTGGGACGCTGTTCACGCCGTCAATCTGCGCGGCTGCATCTTCACGATCCAGAAGGCACTGCCGCTGATGGGCGCTGGCGGATCCATCGTGGTTACAGGGTCAATCGGCGGCCATGCCTTCGTGCCCGGCAACACCACCTATGCCGCTGCCAAGGGTGGCCTCGCCGCTGCGCTCAAGGTGATCGCAGGCGAACTGGTGCACGAGGGCATCCGGGTCAATCTGGTAAGCCCCGGCCCCATCGAAACGCCATTGCTCTATCGCAACCCTGGCCTGACCGGAGACGCGGTGGACAGGCTGCGCGAACAGATGATCGATGCCATACCGATGCGCCGCATGGGCAGGCCCGAAGAGGTTGCCCGTGCCGTACTGTTCTTCGCATCGGATGATGCAAGCTTCATCACTGCCGCCAATCTGTTCGTCGATGGCGGCACACTGGAACTGGGTTGA
- a CDS encoding multidrug effflux MFS transporter, translated as MTIIRSGGASSAAAGPSLLMGLAFGLLSALGPFAIDLYLPAMPDMAQAMAADSGAVQRSLSAFFLGLAIAQIPLGWLGDRFGRRRPLICGLALFTAASLGCALAHDIDQLIALRFLQGMGACAGTSSVRAMIRDQHSGHHAARLMAFTFLIIGISPVLAPLAGSYLLRATSWQGLFVILASAGSVALLCVALFLPETLPPARRVASRSILQACAYLLAKRAFVAWAFVAGMATTIPFAFVTAAPFLFSQGYGLTPHQYSLLLALNAIVSIIATQFAPGLMRRLGVRRLVTIVVLIATVATGAIALAALTSGDVPLAMVQSYSMLIFAVSGLMLTPAAISALDASDQGAGAAAGLLGTLQLGVTAAGSGAVSLFPSFTILPLVSILAGGFLLVLAAMAMLRPSQE; from the coding sequence ATGACGATCATCAGGAGCGGCGGCGCATCGAGCGCCGCAGCCGGACCCTCCTTGCTCATGGGACTGGCATTCGGCTTGCTCTCCGCGCTCGGCCCGTTCGCGATCGATCTCTATCTGCCCGCCATGCCCGACATGGCGCAGGCGATGGCGGCCGATAGCGGCGCGGTGCAGCGCTCGCTCTCCGCCTTCTTTCTGGGGCTGGCGATCGCCCAAATCCCGCTCGGCTGGCTCGGTGATCGCTTCGGTCGGCGCCGGCCTTTGATCTGTGGCCTCGCCCTTTTCACGGCGGCCTCCCTGGGCTGCGCTCTGGCACATGATATCGACCAGTTGATCGCGCTGCGCTTTCTGCAAGGCATGGGCGCCTGCGCAGGCACCTCCAGCGTGCGGGCGATGATCCGCGATCAGCATAGTGGCCACCACGCCGCGCGGCTGATGGCCTTCACCTTCCTCATCATCGGCATATCGCCCGTGCTTGCGCCGCTTGCTGGCAGCTACCTGCTCCGGGCGACTTCCTGGCAGGGACTGTTCGTCATTCTGGCGAGCGCCGGATCGGTCGCGCTGCTCTGCGTGGCGCTGTTCCTGCCTGAGACATTGCCGCCCGCCCGTCGCGTCGCTTCCCGATCGATCCTGCAAGCCTGCGCTTACCTGTTGGCAAAGCGCGCCTTCGTCGCCTGGGCCTTCGTCGCGGGCATGGCGACGACGATTCCCTTCGCGTTCGTGACTGCCGCGCCCTTCCTCTTCTCGCAGGGCTATGGGCTGACACCGCATCAATACAGCCTGCTGCTGGCACTGAATGCCATCGTCTCGATCATCGCGACACAGTTTGCGCCCGGCCTCATGCGACGGCTCGGCGTGCGGCGGCTGGTCACGATCGTCGTGCTGATCGCAACCGTGGCGACGGGGGCCATCGCGCTCGCGGCACTTACGAGCGGGGACGTACCGCTCGCTATGGTGCAAAGCTATTCGATGCTGATCTTCGCGGTATCAGGCCTGATGCTGACGCCTGCCGCTATTTCCGCGCTTGATGCATCCGATCAGGGTGCCGGTGCCGCCGCAGGACTGCTTGGCACGCTGCAGCTTGGGGTTACAGCCGCCGGGAGTGGTGCGGTCTCGCTCTTCCCCTCCTTCACCATCCTCCCGCTTGTCAGCATATTGGCGGGGGGCTTCCTGCTGGTGCTGGCGGCAATGGCCATGCTGCGCCCCAGTCAGGAATGA